In Kribbella amoyensis, the genomic stretch AGTACGACTCGGGCCGGCACCTGATCAGCGTCACCGCCGCACCCGTGTCGGTGGACCCGGGCTCGCCCTGGCTCACCCACCTGAGCGTCCCGCTGGAGAACCTGCGCGGCGTTTCGGCGCTGCGGCGGGACTACGCCAAGCCGGTGCACGTGGACGTCTGCGGGTACGAGGGCAACGGATCCGACCCCGCCACCAGTCTCACCGGGCCGGAGATGCTCACCCGGATCTGGGAAGGCACGGTCCGCGGCGCGAACGTCACCCACGGCGAGTGGTACGTCGACGCCGAGGACGGGCCGTGGTCGGCGGGTGGGTCCCGCCCGACGGGTACGGTCGCACAGCGCTTGCTGCTGCTCCGGCACGTGCTGGACGCGATGCCCGACGGCGTCGAGCCGATCGAGGACTACCGGGACGCGCCGACCCTCGCGGTCCCGGGCAGCTACTACCTGCAGTACCTCGGCGAGCACTGCTTCCCCGAGCGCACGTTCACGCTGCCCGAGGGGACGTACCAGGTGGAGGTGCTCGACGTCTGGAACCAGACGGTCGCCAGCGTCGAGGAGAAGGTCACCGACACCCTGACGGTGAAGCTGCCCGGCACCCAGTACCAGGCGGTCCAGATTCGCCGGGCGAGCTGATGGCCGTGCTGGAGGCGAACGGCCGGACCGCGGAACTGGTGCGGACCCCGGCCGGCGTGGTCCTGCGGCTCGGCCTGACCGGTGTGGAGCCGGCGTTCGTGGACCGGCCGGTGGCGGAGTTGCTGACCTTCTCGGCGGGCCGGCCTTGGCAGCAGCTCCCGGTGGATCCCGAGGGCTGGTGGATGTCGCGTCGCCGGGACGAACTGCGCGCCGGGTGCCGGGCCGGGCCGCTCGCGGTCGAGCTGACGCTGTCGTTCGACGAGCAGGGCCGGTTGTCCCTCGGTCTGCGCTGGCGCAACGGCGGCCATCGCCGGCTCGGGGACCTGGCGATCGGGATCCTGCTCGACCTCGGCCGGCTCACGGACAGCCAGATCACCGTGCCGGGCCTGATCTACAACGACAACCCGTCCGCGGATCCGGCCCGGCCGGTCCCACGGGTCGGCCCGGCACCGGGTGGCGGGTTCGTCGCCGAGGAGGACCGGCTGCCGATCCCGGGCGTCAACCTGGAATGGCGGGCCGGCCGTGAACGCCGCCGGCTGAGCGTGTTCTCCCGGCCGGTCCCACGGCAGTCCGCCGACGGCGCGGTGCGGTACGGGTCCCTCGGCGTCCTCCGCCGGGAGGGCCCGGTGGTCGCCGCGTTGAGCGGCGTGCTGATGTTCGACGGCAAGCAGGACGTGCGGTACATCAGCAAGGCGGAGACCGAGTCGACCGACGACGGGTACCTCACCCTGTTGCCGAACGAGGTCTACGACCAGCACCTCGTCCTCGACTGGGGACCGCAGGAGCATCGCGGGCACGCGTTCCGGCACCTGGTCCGCACCGGCCGCGAACTGTTCGACGAACCAGGCGAGGCGCCGCTCAACCTGGGTGAGCTGGTCGCGCTGAAGACGGCCGCGATGGACAGCCGCTACTTCCGGGCCGGCACCGTCGCCGGGTACCTGAAGTTCAGCGATGTCGTCGGCAACGGTCCGGACAAGCCGCGGCACTTCCTCTACGGCTGGACGGGTCAGGCGCTGAAGCTGGCTTGGTGCGACGCGCGGCTCGGGTTCGACCACGGTGAGCCGGAGCGGGTCGAACGCTGCCGGGCCGTGGTGGAGTTCTACCTGGCCGGGAGTTCCACCAGGACTCGCGGGCTGCGGCACAACTCGTACCAGCTCGGCGGCAAGCGGTGGACCAGCTTCAAGTGGGGCGGCCGTCCGATGGTGTCCAGCCGGGCGTACGGCGAGACCGTGGCCGACCTGGCCGAGATCGTCGCGCTGTTCCGCGCCCACGACGAGCCCGTACCGGACGCGTGGATCACCGCGTTGACCGAGGCGCTCGACTTCTTCCGGTCGGCGTTGTTGCCGGACGGGACGTTCCCGATCGGCTGGCGGCTCGACGGATCCCCGGCCGCGTCGATCGTCTCCGCTGCCGGGATCCCGTGCGTGCTCGCCGCGCTCAAGGCGGTGGCCGTCCTCGACGATCCCGGGTTGTTGTCTCAGGCAACCACATGGCTGAGTCGCTATCACGACCAGCATGCCCGGACGTTCGACCGGCCGTTCTCCCGGTCGACGCTGGACGCCGCCTGCGAGGACAAGGAAGCGGGGATGTACTACTTCCTCGCGGCGTACGAGCTGTTCCGGCTGACCGGCGACGAGCGGTACGCCGACTGGACCGAGGTGGCGGCGGACTGGCTGCTCACCTTCGTCTACGTGTGGTCGCCCGTGCAGGATGTGGGATCGCCGTTGCGCGAGGCCGGGTTCAGCGCGGTCGGCTGGCCGACGGTGAGTGTGCAGAACCACCACCTGGACGTGTTCTTCCCGACCGCCGAGTTGCTCGCGTTCGGCCGGGCGGCCGACCGGCCGGAGTACGTCGACGCCGCCCGGACCACCCTCGGCGCGATGGGCCAAGGCATCGCCGAACGCCCGGGGGAGTACGGCTTCCAGGTCGTCGGCGAACAGGGCGAGGCGGTCTTCCAGACGTACTGGCAGCGGCGGGGGACGAGTAACACGTGGAACCCGTCCTGGGTGATCGCGCTCGTGCTCGCCAACGCGCTGCGGATCGAGGACGAGTGATGACCGACCACCTGATCACCGAGTACGGCGCTCACGCGGGCGCCGACAGTACGGCGGCGCTGGAGCGGGCGATCAACGCGTGCCAGCTCACCGGCGGCCGCGTGGTCGTGCCGCCGGGACGCTTCCGGACCGGGGCGATCCGGCTGCGGAGCAACGTCGAGCTGCACATCTCGGCGGGGGCGACGCTGAAGTTCGACCCCGACCCGGCGGCGTACCCGATCGTCCGGACCCGCTGGCAGGGCATCGAGTGCTACAGCCACTCGCCGCTGATCTACGCCTACGACGAGGTCAACGTCGCGATCACCGGGCCGGGCACGCTCGACGGCGGGGCGACACCGGACACCTGGTGGCGCGACACCAAGCCGGTCGACGACTGGACGCGGTTGCTCCGGATGGTGGCCGACGACGTGCCGGTGGAGGAGCGGGTGTTCGCGCCGGGGCACGGGTTCCGGCCGAGTTTCGTCCAGCCGTACGCCTGTCGCCGGGTGCGGATCGAGGACGTCCGGATCGTCAACGCGCCGATGTGGGTGATCCACCCGGTGCTCAGCTCCGACGTGCTGGTCCGCGGCGTCTCGGTCGACAGCCGGGGCCCGAACAACGACGGCTGCAACCCGGACTCGTGCCGGGACGTGGTGATCAGCGGTTGCTCGTTCGAGACCGGGGACGACTGCA encodes the following:
- a CDS encoding glycoside hydrolase family 28 protein — protein: MTDHLITEYGAHAGADSTAALERAINACQLTGGRVVVPPGRFRTGAIRLRSNVELHISAGATLKFDPDPAAYPIVRTRWQGIECYSHSPLIYAYDEVNVAITGPGTLDGGATPDTWWRDTKPVDDWTRLLRMVADDVPVEERVFAPGHGFRPSFVQPYACRRVRIEDVRIVNAPMWVIHPVLSSDVLVRGVSVDSRGPNNDGCNPDSCRDVVISGCSFETGDDCIAIKSGRDDDGRRVGRACENVVIEDCRFGAGHGAVTIGSEVSGGVRTVVARDLRTTGADLDHAVRIKTNSHRGGVIENIRVRDLVVETVNGAAVLIDVRHADPGITGNHHPTVRGISVTGLAVGAAPRLVEVRDAPLSPVLDLTVQSADAENLEQLH
- a CDS encoding DUF5605 domain-containing protein, which gives rise to MTVAEVERWGVFETSVDGGRVAVEFRHPDGDAAYVESFPGADGRQVVRFMPDLEGEWSFELAGETRRLVATPATGANHGPVRRAGSELRWADGTAYRPLTTTWFDAPGGPDRWAEACRAIAASPFDRVRLAARPDEVTRLEQRVRDLLAAGVGAEVVIADTGEEFLRDLVSRLAAYRNVLWSFEDDGELRDWRREADLVAEYDSGRHLISVTAAPVSVDPGSPWLTHLSVPLENLRGVSALRRDYAKPVHVDVCGYEGNGSDPATSLTGPEMLTRIWEGTVRGANVTHGEWYVDAEDGPWSAGGSRPTGTVAQRLLLLRHVLDAMPDGVEPIEDYRDAPTLAVPGSYYLQYLGEHCFPERTFTLPEGTYQVEVLDVWNQTVASVEEKVTDTLTVKLPGTQYQAVQIRRAS